Sequence from the Candidatus Reconcilbacillus cellulovorans genome:
GACGCCGACGATGATCCCGAGCATCGTCAAAAGCGTCCGGAGCGGTTTGACCATCACTTGCCGAAACGCGATTATGATAAGTTCACGCGCCATCGCCGTTCATCCCCCACGATTTCGCCGTCCCGCACGGATACGACGCGCCCGGCGCGCGCGGCGACCTGCGGATCGTGCGTGACCAGAATGACGGTATTGCCTTCGGCGTTCAGCTTGCCGATGACGTCGAGCACTTCGGCGCCCGTCCGCGTGTCGAGCGCTCCGGTCGGTTCGTCGGCAAGCAGCAAGGAAGGCGATACGGCAAGCGCCCTTGCGATCGCGACACGCTGCTGCTGGCCGCCGGACAATTGGTTCGGACGGTAGTGCAGCCGGTCGCCGAGCCCGAGCGAAGCGAGCAGCTCCGATGCGATTTCCCTGCGGCGCTTTTTGCCGACACCGGCGTAGACGAGCGGCAACTCGACGTTTTCCAGCGCGGACAGTCCAGGAAGAAGATTGAACTGTTGAAAAATAAACCCTATTTTT
This genomic interval carries:
- a CDS encoding macrolide ABC transporter ATP-binding protein, which encodes MIEMVGIVKAFGRGPERQVVLKNVSLRVERGEFVAIVGPSGSGKSTLMNLIGFLDVPTEGIYRFEGVETGRLGDNERAELRNRKIGFIFQQFNLLPGLSALENVELPLVYAGVGKKRRREIASELLASLGLGDRLHYRPNQLSGGQQQRVAIARALAVSPSLLLADEPTGALDTRTGAEVLDVIGKLNAEGNTVILVTHDPQVAARAGRVVSVRDGEIVGDERRWRVNLS